In the Uranotaenia lowii strain MFRU-FL chromosome 1, ASM2978415v1, whole genome shotgun sequence genome, TTACGTTGGTCTACCTTCATAGAGATATGTTTTAACATTTCTTGTAAGTGTAAATCTTGGGGATTCCGTTTTAAAcgttttgaataattattttttattttgattaaagtaCATAGATCAAAAGACATCCATGGGCAAAGTTTTCCTTTCAGTTTCAATTCTCGAGCAATTTTCATGGTACATTCCGATACCGGTCTATAGTAAACGGTACATATTTCTTTTAAACGACCCAAACGAAGATTTTGATATCAATGCAATATCTGAAAAAGATAataatatctcgttgagatgGATTTCAGTAACAATTTTTATCTGCTATCCTGATCAGTGAATacgtttttgttaaaatgaagaaatttgtttATGAAACATGCAAGTAACAGCccacacgctcctttttttaaactcaaaattaagtatgaccgaggttcaaaacatagtttgatgctttttcctccttgcgatggttcaaaacggagttcgaactacGAACTCAAAACTGATCCCtttttcgaccttatgaacaaaaaaatgaGTTCTCTTCGTTGggctgaaaacacttagcgagtgcACTTCGAACCGGAAAGGAACTTCGTAACGGGATGTTCCCcgttgtcagcgtaaaattctgttcgtcatcgtcatcatatggtgagcgacTTGGAAtatccggaaacttccggatgttatttacttcccgtgggaagtaacatccggaagtttccttTGCAGTTTTGACTGGGAGTGTCAAAACAtcccaccgctctgtaattgcaatgcaatgtaccggaaccggtttcaaaaaattttaaccatcctttaattccctgaaaataaacagccctcgaataaaaaggataaatttgagttcggctgccgaacttagtttTGATTATGCCTaccagaacttagttttgcgattccCAGTCGATAAATTGACCACaaaataacttaattttaagtttaaaaaaggaGCGTACACCTGTTGAGATGCTGACTACCcattatttaaataatgatttCTTACCGCGTGCTGGTGCAGCCATGCTCGAAGTTCCTGGCTGGGGGAAATTTGAAtcacaaatttcttcaaacctTGGTTGACTCAGAGTAGAACCGTGCGGAAACTctgaaattaaatataaaaattaaaccaattcttttggtaaattttgttgaaatcacTCTTACCGCATACTAGTGCAGCCCTGCTAGAGGGTCCTGACTGAGACAGGTCATAATCCCAAAGTTCCTCGATTCTGAATTGCTCCAATGGTCGACTCAGAGCTGAAGCACTGTACTGAGATTCTGAAATTAAAACAGAAAAGCAAATTAAATCGCGTGAAACTGTAGTACCGATCTGTAGCATTCTGCTCTAAAAACTATAGGAGCGTTTAGTGTATTTTTACCATGGTCTTCCATGCCCGACGTTTCCGGTTGATTATACGCAGCAGAGTTCGCCATCGTCAACTTAAAAGTTTTCGGTGctattttaattcaatcgatTATCGGTAAAATCGCTAGTGTTCTTGATACGCCAGACGCTAACCgctaaaaatcaaagaaaacatgaggacaaaattattttttagacataaataaataattgttaaagtttttctatttgaatttcCTTTACTGTTTAAATTTCTATTCTGATTTGTCTCATAACAATAGTTTTTTCCAATTGTAAGTTCAACTGTGTATTCACCAAGGGGTGTTTATCGAGTTTTGACGGGTAGAGTGGTTTTTTGGAGGAGTTGTGTACGAGACACGACCGCAATACGTAGAATTACTTAAGCCTATCTTTTCCACTGTATACATCTCGACAAttgaattggattttaaaataacatagtTTCTTGTGAAGTGTTAAATTGTGTAACATTTATAGATAAAGACGACAGTTCGTAAGATAGTAAAGTGATTGTCAATTTAAATGAAAGTTTCCCTCTAATCAATAGTGGATGGGAGGATAAAGGCTGCaagatttttgagcaaaattgagTATAGAACAATAAGATGTAACATTTAAGCACCCAAAACATAGTTATTCACCCACTGAATTGAAAGCAATacagttttacgaaaatcataACACGATCGCAATTTACCTGATGCTTTTCTCATTTACAGACTCAATCGAAGTTCATCAACGACTTTTGAGGGAAGCTTCATTCGGAAGTTTTTGTTCCGAAGCGGCTGGTTTTCACATAGAGCCGGAAGCCCTTTTTCATCGGAAGttttttcatgcgatttcaattCCGCACCTGGAGCAAGCTGTCATCACGCACCGGAAGCGGActgcgagtttttttttgtgccgcTCCAGAAACGGACTGCGGGAGTTTTTTGTGCCGCACCAGAAGCAGACTGCGGGAGTTTTTTGTTCCGCACCAGATGCAGACTGCGGAAGGTTTTGTGCCGCACCGGAGGCCGACTGCGGGGTCTTAGTTGCGCACCGGAAGCAGATTGCGGGAAATTCTATTCCGCACCGGAAGCAGACAAGTGCGAATATAGGCAGCGCTATCGGAGCTGAAGTTGCTGAGTGGCAGAGGAGGCCAAGGTGCGCTGGGTGAGGCGCAGATCCACCGTGGAAGCCCAATCTCGCCTAAGAAACTCCAGGAATTTGGCAACACGAGTGGAGCAGCGATTCCGTGATGAACATATCACCGTGCGAGCGAATCATGCATGCAGTAAACATGTAAGTCGATATTCTTGCTACTTTAGTCTTAGGGTGCGAGGTGAAATGCCACTATTGCACACTCAAGTTATCATTGCTCTTATTTTGGCCACAGATAGCGCCATTTTTAGTAAAAGATTCTACACTCGTAACAGGTTGTTGTAATCCATTGTAATCCAAACCAAAGCGCTATTTTCGTTGCCCAGAATGGTGGAGATCATGCAAGGACAAAACACTTTGATATCCGTCATAATTTTATCAAGATGCACTGGAGAAAGGCGAAGTTGCTGTGGACTATATCGGTACAAAGAAGCAAACTGCTGGTGGACTGACCAAGCCACTGAATCGAGAGAAGATACATTTCTTTCAAAGTGCTCTCGGTCTGTTGTATCCAAAACTTTGAGGAGAAGTGAAGAAGTTTTCTGATCAAAGCAATCTGTTAATTTGAATATTGGTTGCTAAGAAAAGTCAAGAGAACTTTTATTATATCTCAGTTTTTGATCGGGTACCCAATCGAGAACATACGCGTTCCATATagcggataagtttttcaataattatttcgGAAACACTATTTCGGAAATTCCGTTTTTGCCCGACGTTCTGTAGAAGATATCACTAACAGACTTGATTTATACGGGGTTAGCTAAATAACCCATAATACTTTGTGAAATTACCGAGAACAAAGTCAAAACTGTTTGTTATCTTCTGTGGTGACCCGAGCAAAAGATAAGCACAATAAAGTTTCGCCGAAACAGAAGAATATTCTTGACGGTTGAGAGCTAATTTCTCACCGTAGTTGGTATGGCGGGGAAGGATCCAGACCCATCAGATTACCGAGATTCACTTCCTCCGTGGATGGCCAATAGAAAAATGACGGTGTCCTCCGCATATTGCTCCTGATGCTGTTAAAAACTAGCCACAATACTCACCTCACTACCATAGCCGCTGATGATTCTAGGAGATGTGAATGCTCATAACGCTGCATGGGGCAGCCACATCACAAGAAGATCCACTCCGGCAGTAAACAGGGGAAACCAACTACTAGAAGTATCTGTAAACCATGGGCTTGTCGTTATTAATGACGGTTCACACACACGCATCGACTCGGCAACAGGCAAAACGCAAGCAATGGATGTCTCTCTTTGCTCAGCAACCCTGTCGCCCAAGTTCACTTGGAACATTCTTGCAGACAACTCTGACAGCGACCACCACCCAATAATTATAAAAAGCTTCGGTAACAGCAACGAGCCATTGCGGTATCGGAAATGGCTTTACAACCAAGCCGACTGGGAAGTTTTTGGAAGATTGACTGACGACAACCTGAAGAAATACTCAAAGCGGACGAGTTCACAGAAAGACTCATCGAAGCGGCAGAAAAAAACAATCCCAAGGACCAGTGGAAGGCCGGGGAAAAAGCAGTTGTCTGGTGGAGTCCAGACATTGAATCGGCTGTCAAAAAACCACGCAAAATGCTCCGATCATTAAGAAGATTAGACGATAATGATCCACGAAAACCTGAAGCACTGGCCCGGTTTCATGAGGCTAGATCAATTTGTcgtaaaattataaacaacGCAAAACAAAAGTCATGGGAGGAACTCATAGACAGTATCAACCCGAAAACCCCATCTTCTGAAGTGTGGAACCGTGTTAACCGTCTGCAAGGCAAGCGAAACACTTCCTACATTATCCTTCATCTGACATGTGGAGCGACCAGCGATGGTTCTACTATATGTAACGCGCTAGCAGATGAGTACGAGAAACGGTTTTCGAAATCTAGCAGTCCAAAAAGACTTCAAAATCAAACGTTTACGACAACTGATCAGCCGTTTCTGGAGAAAAACTATAACAAAGACTTCTCTTTGCGTGAGCTATCATGGGCATTAGAACGACGTGGAGGTAGTTCTACAGGCCAGGACAACGTTGGTTATCCTCTGCTACAAAAATTGTCGGAATCAGCCAAACTCGCACTCCTGCAGCTCTACAACAGGATTTGGAATTTGGACATCCGGAGAATTCCCACCATCTTGGCGCCAAGGCATCGTCATTCCAATCCCGAAGCCTGACGGTAATCGCAGCTCGCCAGATGGTTACCGACCCATAACGCTTTTAAGCTGCATGGGGAAGATGGTTGAGCGGATGATCAATCGACGCCTCATCACTGTACTAGAAGACAGACACCGACTAGACCATCGCCAACATGCTTTTCGCGCGGGTCATGGAGTTGACACGCATTTTGCACATTTCGAGACCCTCACCAAGATAAACGAGTCGAAACACTTAGAACTAATCTCTCTCGACATTTCTAAAGCGTTTGACACGACAAATAGGGTTCACATTCTGAATACCTTAAGACAATGGAATGTTAAGGGCCGTTTGCTTAATATTCTGTGTGGTTATCTTGAGAACAGAACCTTTCGAGTATCTGCTAATGGAGCGCTATCGAGCCCACGAATTGCGGAGAATGGTGTTCCCCAAGGATCGACGCTATCCGTTACGTTATTTCTAGTTGCCATGCAACCACTTTTTGAAGTCATCCCCGGGAACTTTGAACGTCCTTCTTTACGCCGACGATGTTCTTTTGATAGCTAAGGGAGAAAACTGGACGATGATTCGCCAACAGCTGAGAGCAGCTGTCAATGCTGTCATCGAATGGACGAGAACTGTAGGTTTCACGATTTCGGCTCCTTGCATGTATGTGAAATAAAGCACCGAAAGCGAGGCAGATCCATCAAACTAAATAGAGAGCCCATACCCCaagtgagaaaaatgagaatctTGGAGGTGCTCCTAGACTCAAAAATGCAGTTTCGTCAACACTTTTCAACGGTCAAGCAAAGTTGCTCTAGCCAGCAACCCCCCTCTCGATGACGACAACGGCAAACGGAATTGGATTAGCCTACCGGACCTATTGGAAAGAAACAACCCAATGTGCCCAAGGTGTGCTGCTCATGGGAGCGCTAAAACGGTCCCATGCATAAGACCGTGCTTATGAggtggaaggctggcgggttGTAAATGTGTCAGTCGATaacggtagcctgtggggcaccgggaCAAACCCCACAGTATTgcagtccttgctgcgctaaagcagggcactggcgcagtcgaccgtatatttccctagctactcgtgggattcactaatgattcaaaatactaaaaataatgataagaggAAGAAGGAGGAGAGTGCGGAGAAGGGTGCAAGCCCTAATCCGTTCGGTGGCAGAAGTCTAAGGCGATCTCCAGCTCGGCAGCTTGCTGTCCAACTGGTAGAAACTCCAGAAGGCTCCATAGCGGAAGAAAGAGGAGAGCCTGTCAGCTCTCCAGAGAAGAAGGAAGTTCCTATGCCAAAGGCAATGAAGGAAGCGATGACAGAAATGAATGCTTTGACTAGCTTGGTTTTGAGCaagcaaaacattcataagGAGGTCAAGGACAAGCTTGTAAAGGCTATGGCTCTTTTTACAGAGGCAAACAAAGCAGTCCTAGAGATGGTAAGAGCGCTAAATGGCAGCGCTACTAGCAgaggaacagaggcggagaaacCCTCTAAGGCGAATGTCAGTCGCCCGAAACGGATCGATGGCTTCGTTCAAACGGTGAGGAATGAGCTTATTACTCCGAGAAGCTCTAAGAGTGTAAAGAGGAAACGAGGGTCGCCCGGTGATCCAAGACCTGGCACCCTAAAGAAGAGGGCCCGAGACCCGATGGTTCGACAGAACCCTGGCCAACTGAAAGGCAAGGACGACAGACCCAATGAGGGAGCGTCCTCCGAATGGCAAACAGTGACGCGTAAACACCGTAAGGAGAGAGCTACGAAAGCAAACCCCAAGCCCAAAAAGCAGCGAAGCCGCGTAAGGGAAAAAGGTGAAGCTATCGTAGTTAAGGCGCCAGAGGGTACGTACGCGGACGTGCTTCGTCAGATGCGGACCGACGACAAGCTTGCTGGACTAGGTGAAAACGTGAGGAGGATCCGTCGTACTCGTTCCTGTGAGATGATCCTCGAGTTGAAACGAAGTTCAGCAACAAAGAGTGCATCCTTCAAGGTGCTGGCGGAGGAAGTTCTAGGCGAGAAGGCGGAGGTGCGTGCGCTATGTCACGAAGTTACCATCCGTATCAAAAACCTCGACGAAATAACGACAGAAGATGAAGTCAGGACAGCGCTAGTTGATCAGTGTAAGATCGGCGAAGATCAGATCTCTATCCGATTGAGACAGGGTCCTCCTAGATCCGGAACACAGGTTGCGATTGTGAGGCTTCCGGTGGTAGCAGCCAACGCAGCACTCGAGTGCAGGCGGCTAAAAGTGGGATGGTCAGTTTGTCAGATAACCATCTCCCAGCAACCAGAGGTATGCTTTCGATGCATGGAGTACGGCCACAAGTCGTTTGACTGCAAGGGAGTTGACAGACGAGGATTATGCTGGGGGTGCGGAGAATCCGGCCACATAGCGACTAGCTGCAGTAAGCCGGCGAAGTGTCTTATCTGCACTGGTGACCATGTAACTGGCAACCCAAGGTGCTCTGCCTACCAAAAGGCGCTAGCAGCGATACCAAGGGCTTGGAAGTAATCCAaatcaacctcaaccactgtcACGAAGCACAACAGCTTCTGCGACAGATGGCGGTGGAAGAGAAGCTAGACATTGCGTTAGTAGCAGACCCCTATTTAAGGGCCCTGAATGGCACAAATTGGGTGACCGATAGTGCCAAACTGGCCGCAATAGGGGTGACAGGAAAGTTTCCCATACAAGAAGTGGTCACATCAAATGAAGAAGGCTTTGTGATAGCCAAAGTCAATGGAATcttcttctgtagctgctacgctccaccgaGGTGGACCTTGGAGAAGTTTAGCGCTACGATGGATAGGATAGTCGATTTGCTCACAGGCCGAAGCCCCGTTATTATCGCGGGGGATTTCAATGCGTGGGCCCAGGAATGGGGTAGTTCCCATACGAACGCCAAAGGACAGAGTTTACTTGAAGCACTTGCAAGGCTGAATGTGGACCTGGCGAACGTAGGTAATACTAGAACCTACCATAGAGAAGGACGTGAATCGATTATAGATATCACATTTGCTAGTCCCAGATGGACAAGTAATTGGAGGGTGAGCGAAGACTACACTTATAGCGACCACTTTGCGATCCGTTATCGTGATGGTGAAAGTGCACAGTcagtcagaggagaggtaatgTCAGGTGAACGACGCTGGAGGACACAACAATTTGACCGGAATGTCTTCGTCGAGGTTTTGAAGTGGGAGCAAAACCTGTCAAACTTGTCGGCGGAAAACCTGACGAAAGTATTCACACGTGCTTGTGACGCAGCAATGACGAGGAGAGTTAATCGTAGAAACCCACATCCACCAGTTTATTGGCGGACTGAGGAAATCGCGAATTTGCGTGCCACCTGCCTTCGCGCTAGACGAAACATGCAGAGAGCACGAACTCAAATGGAGAGAGACGAGCGTAGGCCGcttttcaaaaatgcgaaaagaaacctatgcaaggcaattaaagagagtaaaaaggcatgtttaaggaaactttgtcttgATGCCAATGACCGACCATGGGGCTTGGGCAGATTTAGCTTTCACTGACGCTGGTTTTGTGCTCGGTTTTCCAACTTTTTCCCAAGTTTCACTTGACACAACTGTTATGTCCGATGCGGTGTCGAACTGGAGTTTCACTTTTGTTCCATTGAGCTCGGCTgacaaatattttcttttatttttcaccgTACACAATGCGACACTCACGGTTCTCATGTCGACCTCGAAGTTGTTAACATTCTTTCTCTGCTGACGTCTGGACCTTGATGACCGGCGAGAGCTAGAACAAAAGCCCTCTCGATGACCAAACCGATTGCATTCCGAACATCTGTGGCTTTTAAAAGGGCAATCTCTATTGAAATGCATCTGCCCACAATTCCAGCAGGGACCCGATGGCATTCGTTTGTCTGGAGCAGAGAGTGCTGCTTTATCCGACGTCTGAAATTGTTTGATTTCAGATGGGGCTTGAAACTGCTGCCCTCTTATAGCGTTGACCGAACTACCCTCGATCATTTCCGTATCATGCCGTAAATTGATAAGACGCTGACATTCGGCCGATAGTTTTTCAAGGGTAATCCCACTTGTTTCCTCAAACCGGGTCAGGAGCCGTGTTCGGATTTCTGCGTCGACTTCAGATTTAAGCCCAAAAATAAAGATGAGGCACTTAAATTCATCCTCGGTTATTCTACTGAGCTCAAATTCGACACAACTGCGGTTGATTCGGCAGGCATAGCTTACGTAGTCTTCGGTTGGTCCTTTGGATTCCTGCAAGCAACGATAGCGGCGGCTCAGGATTGATTCTGGAGCTCCGAACAGATTCTTTAATTTTGAGACTGTCTGTTCGAAGGTGAAATCTTTTGCAGTTTGCGGGAGAATGAAACTTGTGTAACGCTCATGTTCCGAAACTCCGAGTTTTCGCACAAGTAGACGCACCTTGGCAGAATCATCCAGCTAAGCCGCGTCCTTGGAAAACAGCTCTTCATACCGTGAGAACCATACAGTGAAGGTTATGTTCTCGTCTAACTGGTACCGGAATTCCTCAACATTGCGCGCTAAAGAGTCGAGTAACCCTGCCGAGCTAGACGGTGTACGCATGTTGTTGATGGCCTCATTCTGCACCTGGAACCTAGCATTTTGCTGCTCCTGGGCTCTTTGCTGTTGCTGGATGAGTAAATTCGTtgcttgctgctgttgctggagCTGTTGTAGAAGCTGGACTATCAGGACGTCGGTTGACAACGACGGCTGCCCTTGCTGGGTGTGCCCATTGGCAGCGGGTTGTGGTCCATTTGGGTTATTTCCAGCAGCACCGTTCATTTCGTCGTCCAGATCTGACATCGACGAAATCCGACGTTTCCGTGTGGGAGGCGGTATGATGAACGAGTTAACTTTAAACTTCACTCGCGAAACAAAAGCTACCGCGATATCTCGTCGCCACTTTAAGATACCGTGCGGGACGTGATGACCATAATAACGACACAGTATTTAATATACtactataaaactttattagaGACAAATACTTAAAAATCGCAACTGTAGTTAAAAACTGCCTATTCGTCACACGCCGGAAATAGGATTGACGTTTCAGTTGACAGCCGATGGTGCTTCCGCCAAGGGACAGTCTAGCTGTCCTGGTGAGCCAGCTGAGTGCAGAGTTGCCAGTGCTGTTATTGTTTTCCTCAACACACGGGAAAGTGCAGACGCTGCCAAAAGAAGAGACATAGGGCCAAAGATTGTCGTGTCAAGCTTACGTCGGACGGACGAGCTGAAGCTAATGCTGCAAGTGGAGGTAAAGCGATAGCCTTCATGACTGGAAGGAGATTTTCCGAACGAGCGACGGGTGTCGTGACCTTCAAATTGGATTCTGGGGCCACGGACCACCTCGTGAACGTGAAACACTGTTTCGCTGACCTTACGAATCTGAAGGCACCGGTGATCATCAATGTGGCGAAAGATGATCAGTCGCTGATATCCTGGCATCGAGGAACAATTACGGGCGTCAATAAGGAAGGCGTCAAGCTGGTCCTGAAAGATGTGCTGTTTGTTCCTGATCTTCGAGAAAATCTTCTCTCTGTGAAGAAGATGGCGAAGCAAATTTGGACGTTACTTTCAAGAAAACGGAAGCAACTGTGTGGTACGACGGCAAGCTGATCGGAAAATGTCCCGTTCGTGGTGACCTTTAAGAGCTTGATTTGGTCCTCGATACTGTGGCGGCCAACTTGTGTGGAGCTGTGAGCAGTAATCTATGGCACCGTCGACTTGGCCATTTGGGCATCCAGAATTTGCAAGCACTTGTAAGGCACGACATGGTAACATGTTTTTCCGAGGAACCAGGTAAATTGGATTTttgttatgtatgtatgtgttcTTGGAAAGCAGTGCCGAGAACCATTCTCGGGTACAAGAGTCCGTGCTTCATGACCTTTAGAGAGAGTTCACTCCGACGTGTGTGGTCCTATCACACCGGCAGCTTGGGATGGTTCTCGGTACTTTGTCTCGTTAATTGACGATTTCACGAACTTCGCAGTAGTGTATCCCCTCAAGAAGATGAGACTGTAGGCCAGCAACTCCCGGATAATTCTAGCTCAGTCACAGAAGACCCTTTGACTAACCTCAGGGTCGGCCTACGGCTGGGTTATCGGAGGGGAACGCGGACATAAACTAAGGGAACAAACTGTGGATTTTCTACAACCAAAAAcaattaacaatttaaaaacttggACGAGAACAAACACTCTGGTTTCACAAATTTCTTGGCTGTTGGGGAACACACCTGACTCGCACGAACGCCGGGAGAAAAAAGCCCAGAGTCAAAGACCCTTTTTGGCGCGATCCTTCACTCCTTTCCTCCACCTTCTCCATTCTAAATACTTTAGGCGAGTTATTGCACCTTGCATGCAACCTGCGTGCATTCGACCTTGCAACCAGTCTTGGTTGCAGACTTGTTGACGAAGATGCCACACGCCCAACTTAAAACTAACAATTATTGTATTTGTTAAAACCTATCatctaaacatttatttaaaatttgcctAATCCTAACTAAATtaacaaatagaaaaacaacagttcgaaacaacaattaaaacaaaatggaaaaattacctAAGGATTTTGTAACGACGGTTACAAAGAAGTCCGAGGTATTCCAACGGTTCCGAGAATACGAAGCGATGGAACTGTCGCTCTAGGACATTCGATTTCGAAGCTGACTGTGGATCAAGGCAGAGAATATTGCTCCAAAGACCAGCGGGAGTTTTACGTGTCCAAAGGGATCCAGGTTGAGCCAACTGCAGCGTATACACCACAGCAAAATGGTGTGTCAGAACGATTCAATCGAACAATCATCGAGAAGGTTCGTGCGATGTTGTCCGAATCTCAAACTCCGAAGTACCTGTGGAACGAAGCGGTTCTGGCTGCGGTGTACCTAACCAACAGAAGTCCAACGAGTGCTCTATCTTACCAGAAGACCCCTGCGGAAATGTGGACAGGCCACAAGCCAGACCTGAGCAAACTTCGAGTTTTTGGCTGCAAAGCGTATGCTTGGGTGGCGGCGCAACAGAGAAGAAAACTGGACCCGAAAAGCAAACTGGCTGTGATGGTTGGCTATGCTCCAAATGATTACCTTCTGTGGAATCCAGAGAAGA is a window encoding:
- the LOC129739278 gene encoding uncharacterized protein LOC129739278 yields the protein MANSAAYNQPETSGMEDHESQYSASALSRPLEQFRIEELWDYDLSQSGPSSRAALVCEFPHGSTLSQPRFEEICDSNFPQPGTSSMAAPARDIALISKSSFGSFKRNMYRLL